Proteins co-encoded in one Desulfitobacterium hafniense DCB-2 genomic window:
- a CDS encoding c-type heme family protein encodes MKRLGLSNVRIRTRFVILLVGILAVSLLMNVVWIWMTQQKQAEREMHEKAYVLSQQMEAAWEFMVINQDIINYDANGEYNFKKLHCSLVGKSIGKLFGKKTGYTIRYTNFNPRNKADIPDEFELEALTLFAADVKTSEFYKVSEYAGKGAFRYTAPMRIEENCLECHGEPAGELDILGYPKEGWKIGDLAGIVSIVMPTAMYTENIQSNVVKQVGYISLLTLSIIMVIYYAMSKLVTRPLNQLKDAMGHVKTGDLKVDLKDIDAQGEIRDLSDHFEIMTQELQTLYDDLENKVELRTQDLARANDILESQQIQLEEANRRLREDNQYKSDFLAIISHELRTPLTSIIAFAEVLEKASEDKCPKEQKITQEIRANSQVLLRMINNILEIARIEAGKQELIIEPIDLVDVINAVESVIEPLIEKKSIQYSSVLHSDVPVIEGDREGLRRIVENLLSNALKFTPEGGEIKVWVAYDQERNEVLINVQDNGIGIRKEDQPYIFEKFVQSDSSIHRQYNGSGLGLALAKELAELHGGWIKVVSELDKGSLFTVGISAGEGKEDWLHLDF; translated from the coding sequence GTGAAAAGGTTGGGCCTCAGCAATGTTCGGATCAGAACCCGCTTTGTTATATTATTGGTAGGTATTTTGGCGGTTTCGCTGCTTATGAATGTAGTCTGGATTTGGATGACTCAGCAAAAGCAAGCTGAAAGGGAAATGCATGAAAAGGCCTATGTCCTCTCCCAGCAGATGGAGGCGGCCTGGGAATTCATGGTGATCAATCAGGATATTATTAATTATGACGCCAATGGGGAATATAATTTTAAGAAACTCCATTGTTCCCTGGTCGGCAAGAGCATTGGCAAACTATTTGGTAAAAAAACAGGGTATACTATACGCTATACGAATTTTAATCCCCGCAATAAAGCCGATATCCCTGATGAGTTTGAATTGGAAGCCCTCACCCTCTTTGCCGCTGATGTGAAGACAAGCGAATTCTATAAAGTGTCGGAATACGCGGGGAAAGGCGCTTTCCGTTATACCGCGCCCATGCGCATCGAAGAAAATTGTCTGGAATGCCATGGGGAACCCGCCGGTGAGCTGGATATTCTGGGCTATCCTAAAGAGGGCTGGAAAATAGGCGACTTAGCCGGTATTGTCAGTATTGTCATGCCCACAGCTATGTATACGGAAAATATTCAATCCAATGTGGTCAAACAAGTCGGCTACATTTCCCTGCTTACCTTGAGCATTATCATGGTTATCTATTACGCCATGTCCAAGCTGGTGACCAGACCCCTCAATCAGCTGAAGGATGCCATGGGACATGTTAAAACAGGAGACTTAAAGGTTGATTTAAAAGATATCGATGCTCAGGGGGAAATCCGGGATTTGTCGGACCATTTTGAGATCATGACCCAGGAACTGCAGACCTTATATGACGACCTGGAGAACAAGGTGGAGCTGAGGACCCAGGATTTGGCCCGGGCCAACGATATTCTGGAATCCCAGCAGATCCAGCTGGAGGAAGCCAATCGGCGCTTGCGTGAAGATAATCAATATAAATCGGATTTTCTGGCCATTATCAGCCATGAGCTGCGCACTCCTTTGACTTCGATCATTGCTTTTGCCGAGGTTCTGGAAAAAGCAAGTGAAGACAAATGTCCTAAAGAACAGAAAATCACCCAGGAGATTAGAGCCAACAGCCAGGTTCTTTTACGCATGATCAACAATATCCTGGAAATCGCCCGGATCGAAGCGGGGAAACAAGAACTGATCATCGAACCCATCGATCTGGTCGATGTGATCAACGCCGTGGAAAGTGTCATTGAACCTTTAATCGAGAAGAAGAGTATCCAGTATTCCAGTGTCCTGCACTCGGACGTTCCTGTTATTGAGGGAGACAGGGAAGGATTAAGACGGATTGTGGAGAACCTGCTCAGCAATGCCCTGAAATTTACCCCTGAGGGCGGGGAGATCAAAGTTTGGGTGGCCTATGACCAGGAGCGGAATGAAGTGCTGATCAATGTTCAGGATAATGGCATTGGCATCCGCAAAGAGGATCAGCCCTATATCTTCGAAAAATTTGTGCAGAGCGATTCCTCCATCCACCGTCAGTATAATGGCAGCGGTTTAGGCCTGGCTTTGGCTAAAGAGCTGGCGGAGCTCCATGGGGGCTGGATCAAAGTCGTCAGTGAGCTGGACAAAGGAAGCTTATTTACAGTAGGAATTTCCGCCGGGGAGGGTAAGGAAGACTGGCTTCACCTGGACTTCTAA
- a CDS encoding dimethyl sulfoxide reductase anchor subunit family protein, which yields MGEHFALTVFSICIQAAVGIMLFVAIGRLMNKEGVFKNAVITATGLGIIGMLASLLHLGRPLSAINALFQFGSSWLSREIWFTAIFVGLTVVAAVLLYVKPQATGAITGLSAGAALAGLLDVFAMAKIYSSASVPVWQGAATTIEFYAAALSMGAMLFLVLSGKEAGKLKKIVALTVAAVVTVQVAVVVPYFISLGAGTGTALQASLMILGSLKTAVAIKWLFILAGAGLVLWQAKDEQSKSVSGVVAGGAALILVGQVVGRYVFYAAMVVSGVGLT from the coding sequence ATGGGTGAACATTTTGCTTTGACTGTGTTTTCCATCTGTATCCAAGCCGCCGTAGGCATTATGCTTTTTGTGGCAATCGGCCGGCTCATGAATAAAGAAGGGGTATTCAAAAACGCCGTGATCACAGCGACAGGCCTGGGGATCATCGGTATGCTGGCCTCGCTGCTGCACTTGGGACGTCCTTTGAGCGCCATAAATGCTCTGTTTCAATTCGGGAGCTCCTGGCTCAGCCGCGAGATCTGGTTTACGGCGATTTTCGTGGGGTTAACCGTTGTGGCTGCTGTACTTCTCTATGTTAAACCCCAGGCCACCGGAGCTATCACCGGCTTATCCGCAGGGGCTGCCCTGGCAGGTCTGCTCGATGTCTTTGCCATGGCCAAGATTTACAGCTCGGCCAGTGTGCCGGTATGGCAAGGCGCTGCCACCACCATCGAATTCTATGCCGCCGCCTTATCCATGGGAGCCATGCTCTTCCTGGTGCTGAGCGGAAAAGAAGCGGGAAAGCTGAAGAAAATCGTGGCTTTGACTGTGGCAGCCGTGGTGACTGTTCAGGTAGCGGTGGTCGTCCCCTACTTCATCTCTTTAGGGGCCGGTACCGGCACCGCTCTGCAAGCCAGTCTGATGATTCTCGGCAGTCTGAAAACAGCCGTGGCCATCAAATGGCTGTTCATTCTTGCCGGAGCCGGCTTGGTGCTTTGGCAGGCCAAGGATGAACAGAGCAAATCCGTATCCGGTGTTGTTGCCGGCGGCGCGGCCTTGATTCTGGTCGGCCAGGTGGTGGGAAGATATGTATTCTACGCCGCCATGGTGGTATCGGGAGTAGGGTTGACTTAA
- a CDS encoding DMSO/selenate family reductase complex B subunit has protein sequence MGQLGFYYDQTACVGCKTCQIACKDRNNLEVGTLFRRVHEFEGGKFPKPYAYYLSMSCNHCKEAKCVKGCPTGAMHFGEDGTVQHDKDMCIGCKYCVWNCPYSVPQYLEAKNIVGKCDSCKDLRADGQNPACVDACVMRCLKFGDLDELKAEYGNDLVRELPVLPSASQTNPSFLIKPKNEALNQTYKKREV, from the coding sequence ATGGGACAGCTAGGATTTTATTATGACCAAACAGCTTGTGTAGGCTGTAAAACCTGCCAAATAGCCTGTAAAGATAGAAACAATTTGGAAGTGGGGACTCTCTTCCGCCGTGTCCACGAATTTGAAGGCGGCAAGTTTCCCAAGCCCTATGCCTATTACCTTTCCATGAGCTGCAACCACTGCAAGGAAGCCAAATGTGTTAAAGGATGCCCCACCGGAGCCATGCATTTCGGTGAAGACGGCACTGTACAACATGATAAAGATATGTGTATTGGCTGCAAGTATTGCGTTTGGAACTGCCCTTACAGCGTTCCTCAATATTTGGAGGCCAAAAATATTGTGGGAAAATGTGATTCCTGTAAGGATTTGCGGGCAGACGGACAAAATCCCGCCTGTGTGGACGCCTGTGTCATGCGCTGTTTAAAATTCGGCGATTTGGATGAGCTGAAAGCGGAATATGGCAATGATCTGGTCAGAGAACTGCCCGTTCTTCCCAGCGCCTCCCAAACCAACCCATCCTTCTTGATCAAGCCCAAAAACGAAGCGCTCAATCAAACCTATAAGAAAAGGGAGGTGTAA
- a CDS encoding dimethyl sulfoxide reductase subunit A: MGNILEGIINKQINRRNFLKASAIGAAGLALPGCSSSTLTNTGVDATADGNEGQWITAACWHNCGGRCLNKALVVDGVVVRQKTDDTHEDSPDFPQQRGCARGRSHRKMVMGADRLKYPMKRKNWAPGGGNKELRGQDEWVRISWDEALDIMASELTRIKDAYGNRAIFAPVGGSDSLQAVPRLLSAFGGYTARWGSVSWGSWPTVYSKVTGQPHNGASDGNDRFRLRESKLIILWGANPAQSSQGLPAYNYLQAKKAGVKFIVIDPIYSESARVLADEWIPIRPATDTALILGMAYYIIKNNLLDQNFLDNCTIGFDADHLPEGADPKDNFKDYVLGTYDNTPKTPEWASEICGVPAVKIAEFAQEYATTKPAAIISGGAPARINNGEHLPHAMMTLAYMVGNVGIPGAGVSPNMHNSATNAGPALVKAGGNGLPKIVNPIDDSINSGEMYDAILNGKYIKQKGEIRDINIQMIWTWFSHNLNQRAGSSQGIDAYRKVEFVVAQNMFLTADAQYADLVLPVTSEWERLGGLLTGNREILIHYRQIVEPQYEAKSDLWIVKEIGKKLGIDPTKVCPVSEEQQMYNQLAGAEVIKEDGSGYEKLLTLTAEDIKVLGAEGEPQTGRITYQEFKEKGIYQVPRHKGDKLEFTSFEDFVADPANHKVNTPSGKFEIYCKSLADNIEKVGFTSKSPIPKYEPSVEGYEDGQKNGYPFQLITIHYFRRSHSTLDNVTWLREAFNQECRLNAQDAAELGIKTGDIVKVTSQHGSVIRPVYVTETITPGVVSLGEGAWIDMDEGNGVDKAGCTGILNGPIATGQGHTGYNSCNVKVEKYDKPLALDVNWPQRIIL; the protein is encoded by the coding sequence ATGGGAAATATTCTTGAAGGTATTATTAATAAACAAATAAATCGCAGGAATTTTCTAAAAGCCAGTGCCATCGGCGCAGCCGGCCTGGCTTTACCCGGCTGCAGTTCCAGTACGCTCACCAATACCGGAGTTGACGCAACGGCTGACGGCAATGAGGGTCAATGGATTACGGCAGCTTGCTGGCATAACTGTGGCGGACGCTGTCTGAACAAAGCTTTAGTGGTGGATGGAGTGGTTGTTCGGCAAAAAACGGACGATACCCATGAAGATAGTCCGGACTTCCCTCAGCAAAGAGGCTGTGCCCGCGGCCGTTCTCACCGCAAAATGGTGATGGGCGCCGATCGTCTCAAATACCCTATGAAACGCAAAAACTGGGCGCCGGGGGGCGGCAACAAAGAACTTCGCGGCCAAGACGAATGGGTGCGCATTTCTTGGGATGAAGCCCTTGATATTATGGCTTCTGAATTAACGCGGATTAAGGATGCCTATGGCAACCGCGCCATTTTTGCACCTGTAGGCGGCTCCGACAGTCTTCAAGCTGTGCCCCGTCTGCTCAGTGCTTTTGGCGGTTATACGGCCCGTTGGGGAAGTGTGTCCTGGGGATCATGGCCTACAGTCTATTCCAAGGTTACCGGCCAGCCTCACAACGGAGCCAGCGACGGCAACGATCGTTTCCGCTTGAGAGAGTCCAAGCTGATCATTCTCTGGGGAGCTAATCCCGCTCAATCCAGTCAGGGTTTGCCGGCTTATAATTATCTGCAGGCCAAAAAAGCCGGGGTTAAATTTATCGTGATTGATCCCATTTACTCGGAATCGGCGAGAGTTTTGGCCGATGAATGGATTCCGATCCGTCCGGCTACAGACACAGCCTTGATCTTAGGTATGGCCTACTACATCATTAAAAATAATCTGCTTGACCAAAATTTCCTGGATAACTGCACAATTGGCTTTGATGCCGATCACTTGCCGGAAGGTGCCGATCCCAAAGATAATTTCAAAGATTATGTTCTGGGAACCTATGACAATACGCCCAAGACTCCGGAGTGGGCTTCCGAAATCTGTGGTGTTCCTGCTGTCAAGATCGCCGAATTTGCCCAAGAGTATGCAACCACGAAACCGGCGGCGATTATTTCCGGCGGAGCCCCGGCCCGGATCAATAATGGCGAGCATTTGCCCCATGCCATGATGACCTTGGCCTATATGGTAGGAAACGTGGGTATTCCCGGTGCCGGTGTCAGCCCGAATATGCATAATTCGGCCACCAACGCCGGACCGGCTTTGGTTAAAGCAGGAGGCAACGGTCTGCCGAAAATAGTCAATCCCATTGATGACAGTATCAATAGCGGCGAAATGTATGACGCCATTCTTAATGGCAAATACATCAAGCAAAAAGGAGAAATCAGAGACATCAACATCCAGATGATTTGGACCTGGTTCAGCCATAACCTTAATCAAAGGGCAGGGTCCAGCCAGGGTATAGATGCGTATCGGAAGGTTGAGTTCGTGGTCGCTCAGAACATGTTTTTAACAGCTGACGCCCAATATGCCGATCTGGTGCTCCCCGTGACCTCCGAATGGGAACGGCTGGGCGGACTCCTGACAGGCAACCGGGAAATCCTCATCCATTATCGCCAGATTGTCGAGCCCCAATATGAAGCCAAGAGTGATCTGTGGATTGTCAAGGAGATTGGCAAAAAGCTGGGCATCGATCCGACGAAAGTTTGCCCCGTATCTGAAGAACAGCAAATGTACAATCAGTTGGCAGGGGCTGAAGTCATCAAAGAAGACGGCTCAGGATATGAAAAGCTGCTCACCCTGACGGCTGAGGATATCAAGGTCTTGGGTGCCGAGGGCGAACCACAGACCGGCCGCATCACTTACCAGGAATTTAAGGAAAAGGGCATTTATCAAGTTCCCCGTCACAAAGGAGATAAGTTGGAATTTACCAGCTTTGAAGATTTTGTCGCCGATCCTGCCAATCATAAAGTAAATACTCCCAGCGGTAAATTTGAAATTTACTGCAAGTCTTTGGCAGACAATATCGAAAAGGTGGGCTTCACCAGCAAATCCCCCATTCCTAAATATGAACCTTCTGTGGAAGGTTACGAAGATGGCCAGAAAAACGGCTATCCCTTCCAATTGATCACGATTCATTACTTCAGAAGATCCCACTCAACTCTGGATAATGTAACCTGGCTCAGAGAGGCTTTCAACCAGGAATGCCGCCTGAATGCCCAGGATGCGGCTGAATTGGGAATCAAAACCGGCGATATTGTCAAAGTGACCAGCCAGCATGGTTCTGTCATTCGCCCTGTCTATGTCACCGAAACCATTACCCCCGGTGTCGTATCCCTTGGGGAAGGGGCCTGGATTGATATGGATGAAGGCAATGGCGTGGATAAAGCAGGCTGTACCGGAATTCTCAACGGGCCGATTGCCACAGGTCAAGGCCACACCGGTTACAACTCCTGTAATGTGAAGGTGGAGAAATACGATAAGCCCCTTGCCCTCGATGTCAACTGGCCCCAACGGATAATTTTATAG
- a CDS encoding dimethyl sulfoxide reductase anchor subunit family protein gives MGEHFALTVFSICIQAAVGIMLFVAIGRLMNKEGVFKNAVVTATGLGIIGMLASLLHLGRPLSAMNALFQFGTSWLSREIWFTAIFVGLTVVAAVLLYVKPQAAGAVTGLSAGAALVGLIDVFAMARIYSSASVPVWQSAATTIEFLAAALSMGAMLFLVLSLKEAGKLKKIVALTVAAVVAVQVAVVIPYFISLGAGTGTALQASLMILGSLKTAVAIKWLFILAGAGLVLWLAKDELSKSVSGAVAGGAALILVGQVVGRYVFYAAMVVSGVGLT, from the coding sequence ATGGGTGAACATTTTGCGTTGACCGTGTTCTCCATCTGTATCCAGGCCGCCGTAGGCATCATGCTCTTTGTGGCCATCGGCCGGCTTATGAATAAAGAAGGGGTGTTTAAAAACGCTGTGGTCACAGCAACAGGCCTGGGGATCATCGGTATGCTGGCCTCCCTGCTGCACTTGGGACGCCCCTTAAGCGCCATGAATGCTCTGTTTCAATTCGGCACCTCCTGGCTCAGCCGCGAGATTTGGTTTACGGCGATTTTCGTGGGGTTAACCGTTGTGGCGGCTGTACTGCTCTATGTTAAACCCCAGGCCGCCGGAGCCGTCACCGGCTTATCCGCAGGGGCCGCTCTGGTGGGTCTGATCGATGTCTTTGCCATGGCCAGGATTTACAGCTCGGCCAGTGTGCCGGTATGGCAAAGCGCCGCCACCACCATCGAATTTCTGGCCGCCGCCTTATCCATGGGTGCCATGCTCTTCCTGGTGCTGAGCCTGAAAGAAGCAGGAAAGCTGAAGAAAATCGTGGCTTTGACTGTGGCAGCCGTTGTCGCTGTTCAGGTAGCGGTGGTCATCCCTTACTTCATCTCTTTGGGGGCCGGTACCGGCACCGCTCTGCAAGCCAGTCTGATGATTCTCGGCAGTCTGAAAACGGCCGTGGCCATTAAATGGCTGTTCATTCTCGCCGGAGCCGGGTTAGTGCTTTGGCTGGCCAAGGATGAACTGAGCAAGTCCGTATCCGGTGCTGTTGCCGGGGGCGCGGCCTTGATTCTGGTCGGCCAGGTGGTGGGAAGATATGTATTCTACGCCGCCATGGTGGTATCCGGAGTAGGGCTGACTTAA
- a CDS encoding 4Fe-4S dicluster domain-containing protein: MGQLGFYYDMTTCMGCKACQIACKDRNDLKVGELFRRVYEFEGGIYPQVGGYYLSMGCNHCADAKCVKGCPTGAMHVAADGTVQHDQELCIGCKYCVWNCPYSVPHYFEDKSVVGKCDSCKELRDAGQNPVCVDACIMRCLKFGDLDQLKGEYGTDLVQELPILPAASQTNPSLLIQPKDEALKPDYKKVGV, translated from the coding sequence ATGGGACAATTAGGATTTTATTATGATATGACCACTTGTATGGGATGCAAGGCCTGCCAGATTGCCTGCAAAGACAGAAATGACCTCAAAGTAGGGGAGCTGTTCCGCAGAGTCTATGAATTTGAAGGGGGTATCTATCCCCAGGTAGGAGGCTATTACCTTTCCATGGGATGCAATCATTGTGCAGATGCTAAATGTGTCAAAGGTTGTCCGACAGGGGCCATGCACGTTGCTGCAGATGGTACGGTCCAGCATGATCAGGAACTCTGTATCGGCTGCAAATATTGTGTGTGGAACTGCCCCTACAGTGTCCCTCATTACTTCGAAGATAAAAGTGTCGTCGGGAAATGTGACTCCTGTAAAGAATTAAGAGACGCCGGGCAAAATCCCGTTTGTGTGGATGCCTGTATTATGCGCTGCCTAAAATTCGGCGATTTAGACCAATTGAAAGGGGAATACGGAACGGATCTGGTCCAGGAATTACCCATTCTGCCTGCGGCGTCCCAAACCAATCCTTCCCTCCTGATCCAACCCAAAGATGAGGCCCTGAAGCCTGATTACAAGAAAGTGGGGGTGTAA
- a CDS encoding molybdopterin-dependent oxidoreductase, protein MGNILEGIVNQKINRRNFLKASALGAASLALPGCSSNTLTKAGADAAIVNNEGQWITAGCWHNCGGRCLNKAYVVDGVVLRQKTDDTHPDSPDYPQQRGCHRGRSQRHQVFGADRLKYPMKRKHWEPGGGKKELRGKDEWVRISWDEALDSVAAELKRIKEGHGNKSILGTSRLLNYYGGGLVRWGSSSSGAWGVVQECMTGFFSWKANDRPDWRNAKLIVMWGANPARSNLGNPTYNLLQAKKAGAKFIFVDPVVSPSVKTLADKHIPCRPGTDTALLLGMAYHMIENNLQDQDFLDRCTVGFDQDHMPEGADPKENFKDYVLGTYDGVPKTPEWASATCGTDPQLIREFAAEVATTKPVIFNSSFAPARTYRGQQFCQAFLTVGWMTGNVGKPGAGVWTMNYAASQGYGGKTLVKGGGRGLPPVVNPLFPDATYGAYDGYRWANPTNPDANGMAYCETYDAILKGEYTGTGGRGKVPCDIRLIWLVRDGSGYNFLNQSSGINKGIEAFRKVDFVVTNDIVLSSISKYADIVLPTTTEWEKEGKIYQGNPEAIFINQKVTEPLYEAKTEEWIDRELAKRLGLNPDEIYPLTEKQQFFNSLAGAQVIGGDGETYEPLITITEKDIQEWGIQGKPQQGKIALPDLMEQGVYQVKRTAGDKLTVIQGEDFVKDPAANPLTTKSGKLEIHCQALSDKIASYGLTTVPPIAMYEPPLDGYEDTFADWQSKKKGQYPFQLVTIHYGRRSHSVFDNIPQLREAYPQDFVMNTRDGEALGLKDGDTVLIESDYGKCIRPLTLSETLMPGVVTLGEGAWVEMDDEKGIDKAGATNTLCGARLSGQGEEPWNTTVVRVEKYAGEPLKPDAQWEQRIIF, encoded by the coding sequence ATGGGAAACATTCTCGAAGGTATTGTCAACCAGAAAATCAACCGCAGGAACTTTCTAAAAGCCAGTGCTCTTGGCGCAGCCAGTTTGGCGTTGCCGGGTTGCAGCAGCAACACACTGACCAAAGCCGGGGCCGACGCCGCAATCGTCAACAATGAGGGCCAATGGATTACCGCCGGTTGTTGGCATAACTGTGGGGGACGATGTCTGAACAAAGCCTATGTAGTGGATGGGGTTGTCCTCAGACAAAAAACGGATGATACCCATCCCGACTCGCCTGATTATCCTCAGCAAAGAGGGTGTCACCGGGGGCGTTCCCAAAGACATCAGGTCTTTGGGGCGGATCGGCTCAAATATCCCATGAAACGCAAGCATTGGGAGCCTGGCGGCGGCAAGAAGGAATTGCGGGGCAAGGACGAATGGGTACGGATTTCCTGGGATGAAGCCCTGGATTCTGTGGCCGCTGAATTAAAGCGGATCAAGGAAGGTCATGGCAATAAATCCATTCTGGGCACCAGCAGACTGCTGAATTACTACGGCGGAGGCCTGGTAAGATGGGGCTCCTCTTCATCAGGCGCCTGGGGTGTGGTTCAGGAATGCATGACCGGCTTCTTCTCCTGGAAAGCCAACGACAGACCGGACTGGAGAAATGCGAAACTGATCGTCATGTGGGGGGCTAATCCTGCCCGCTCCAATCTGGGAAATCCCACTTACAATCTATTGCAGGCTAAAAAGGCCGGAGCAAAGTTCATTTTTGTCGATCCGGTGGTATCCCCTTCAGTAAAGACCTTAGCTGATAAACACATCCCTTGCCGGCCGGGCACGGATACGGCACTGCTTCTGGGCATGGCCTACCACATGATTGAAAACAATCTCCAGGATCAGGATTTCCTTGATCGATGTACCGTGGGATTTGATCAAGATCATATGCCTGAGGGAGCAGACCCTAAGGAGAATTTCAAGGACTATGTCTTAGGAACTTATGACGGGGTCCCCAAAACGCCTGAATGGGCCTCGGCAACCTGCGGCACCGATCCTCAACTGATTAGAGAGTTCGCAGCAGAAGTTGCCACAACCAAACCGGTGATTTTCAATTCATCCTTTGCCCCGGCCCGCACTTACCGGGGTCAGCAGTTCTGCCAGGCCTTTCTGACGGTGGGCTGGATGACCGGCAACGTAGGCAAGCCCGGTGCCGGAGTATGGACGATGAACTATGCGGCAAGCCAGGGCTACGGGGGCAAAACCCTTGTCAAAGGCGGAGGCAGAGGCCTCCCGCCGGTGGTCAACCCCTTGTTCCCGGATGCCACCTATGGAGCCTATGACGGTTACCGGTGGGCCAATCCCACCAACCCCGATGCCAATGGTATGGCCTATTGCGAGACCTATGACGCCATCTTAAAGGGTGAATATACGGGAACGGGCGGCAGAGGGAAAGTTCCTTGTGATATTCGTCTGATTTGGCTGGTCCGGGATGGCAGCGGCTACAACTTCCTTAATCAATCTTCCGGAATCAACAAGGGGATTGAGGCCTTCCGCAAAGTGGATTTTGTAGTCACCAATGATATTGTTCTTTCCAGCATCTCCAAATATGCGGATATTGTTCTCCCCACAACCACGGAGTGGGAAAAAGAAGGCAAGATCTATCAAGGGAATCCGGAAGCTATCTTTATCAACCAAAAAGTGACGGAACCCCTTTATGAAGCAAAAACCGAAGAATGGATAGACCGTGAACTGGCCAAACGCCTGGGACTGAATCCGGATGAGATCTACCCGCTCACGGAGAAACAGCAATTCTTTAACAGCCTGGCCGGAGCCCAGGTGATTGGCGGGGACGGGGAGACCTACGAGCCCCTGATCACCATTACCGAAAAGGATATTCAGGAATGGGGCATCCAGGGCAAACCCCAGCAGGGAAAGATTGCCTTGCCGGACCTGATGGAGCAGGGTGTTTATCAAGTAAAGAGGACGGCCGGTGATAAGTTAACCGTGATCCAAGGGGAAGACTTTGTCAAGGATCCTGCCGCTAATCCCCTGACAACCAAGAGCGGCAAACTGGAAATCCACTGCCAGGCCCTCTCCGATAAGATAGCGTCCTATGGTTTGACCACGGTCCCGCCCATCGCCATGTATGAGCCGCCTTTAGACGGCTATGAAGATACTTTCGCAGATTGGCAGAGCAAGAAGAAGGGCCAATACCCCTTCCAGCTGGTGACCATCCACTACGGAAGACGCTCCCACTCAGTGTTCGATAACATTCCCCAGCTGAGAGAGGCCTATCCTCAGGACTTTGTGATGAACACCAGAGATGGAGAAGCCCTTGGTTTGAAAGATGGGGATACGGTTTTAATCGAGAGTGACTATGGCAAATGCATCCGTCCCCTGACCCTCTCTGAAACCTTAATGCCGGGTGTGGTGACCTTAGGGGAAGGCGCCTGGGTAGAGATGGATGATGAAAAAGGCATTGATAAAGCAGGTGCCACCAATACTCTCTGCGGAGCACGCCTGAGCGGGCAGGGGGAAGAGCCTTGGAATACAACGGTTGTCCGTGTTGAGAAATACGCGGGGGAACCCTTAAAACCGGATGCCCAGTGGGAACAAAGAATTATATTTTAG
- a CDS encoding IS4 family transposase, whose amino-acid sequence MGGNSLSKELYDWLGYSSETATASAFVQQRDKIRPEALKLLFHEFTRLTVSENSLQDYRLLAVDGSDLRLPSNSKDGFSSIRNSEDSKNYNLVHLDAMYDLMGKVYVDASVQSKKGMNEHKALVSMVDQSEINGNVIAIMDRGYESFNNIAHFQEKSWYYIIRAKESYGIISRLSLPDYPEYDEEIMLTLTRRQTKETLPLLKAYPHRYRWIQPHTTFDFIKPKDSKFYDLHFRAVRFAIADGVYETVYTNLNAEDFPPEKLKQLYNLRWGIETSFKELKYAVGLASLHSKKKDFILQEIFARLILYNYSSIIMHHISISEDLRVNFPVALNICRQFLRELIPAVQVLKLIGKHLSPIRPGRQFPRHQNPISAVGFQYRII is encoded by the coding sequence ATGGGAGGCAATAGCCTTTCCAAAGAATTATATGATTGGCTGGGTTATTCGTCAGAGACTGCAACCGCTTCAGCATTTGTCCAACAGAGAGACAAAATTCGTCCAGAAGCACTGAAACTACTGTTTCACGAATTTACAAGATTAACAGTATCGGAGAATTCATTACAAGACTACAGGCTGCTCGCTGTTGACGGTTCGGATTTGAGACTTCCGTCAAATTCAAAGGATGGATTCTCCTCCATCAGGAACAGCGAAGATAGCAAAAATTACAATCTTGTGCATTTAGACGCTATGTATGACCTGATGGGCAAGGTTTATGTCGATGCATCCGTACAATCCAAGAAAGGCATGAATGAGCATAAAGCCTTAGTATCCATGGTAGACCAGTCTGAAATCAACGGAAATGTCATTGCAATCATGGATCGGGGATATGAGTCATTCAACAACATCGCTCATTTTCAGGAGAAATCATGGTACTATATCATCCGGGCGAAAGAATCCTATGGGATTATATCAAGGCTTTCTCTGCCAGATTACCCGGAATATGATGAAGAAATTATGTTAACCCTCACCCGGCGCCAAACCAAAGAAACGTTACCGCTTTTAAAAGCATACCCCCATCGGTATCGATGGATTCAACCTCATACGACATTTGACTTCATCAAACCGAAAGATTCCAAATTTTATGATTTACATTTTCGTGCCGTTCGCTTCGCTATTGCTGATGGTGTGTATGAAACGGTTTATACAAATCTCAATGCCGAAGATTTTCCGCCGGAGAAACTAAAACAGCTCTATAATCTACGCTGGGGAATTGAGACATCTTTTAAGGAACTTAAATATGCTGTAGGTTTGGCAAGTCTGCACAGCAAAAAGAAGGATTTTATCTTGCAAGAGATTTTTGCCAGACTAATTCTATACAATTACTCTTCCATTATCATGCACCACATCAGTATTTCGGAAGATTTGCGAGTAAATTTTCCAGTGGCGTTAAATATATGCCGTCAATTTCTGAGAGAGTTAATTCCAGCGGTCCAAGTTCTTAAACTGATAGGTAAGCACCTTTCTCCAATACGCCCTGGCCGACAATTTCCTAGACATCAGAATCCGATTTCAGCAGTAGGGTTCCAGTACAGAATTATTTGA